Below is a genomic region from Rosa chinensis cultivar Old Blush chromosome 5, RchiOBHm-V2, whole genome shotgun sequence.
TCTTTAGGTTTGGGTTAATTTTCACACGTACTTGAACCTGGCAGCCTGCCACTAACATAAGTTAATATAGAATCAAGGGTCTACGACAAGTGCTTGATGAACTAGCTAGCTGGCTTCAATGATTTTTGAAGATTACTGTCAGCAAGCAATGAACACGGAAACTACGGATAAGAGAGGAAGATCTGTGCATATGCTTCTACTCTATTCCATATTTCCATTCTATAGCTTAGTAAGGATCGATGGAGTGTCTAAGTTCTTGGTATCTAGGGCTATTTCAAGAGAATTAACAACAAACAACTATTAAACTCAAGTTACAACAAGAAATACTTTGTTATTATTTTCATCTCCGGCCAGTTGACTAGGTAGGCCTGCTGCAATACTATGTTCCAACTCCAATCACCCGAAACTCTATAAATAGCACTTCGATCGTCCATCTCAGAATTATCACATCCAACAATACAAATCACATTTCAATACAAGCTAGTCAATCAAATGGCCTCGAGAACTTCCACCCCCAAATTATTCTCACTACTAATAATCTGTTTTCTAGCCATCGCCAAAATGGCAATGGCCGGAGATCCAGACATTCTTAGTGACTTCATAGCGCCTCCAAATGGAACAGTAGACGGAAACTTCTTCACATACACTGGCATGCGTGTTCTTGTTGGAGGAGACGAGCCCAAAAACTTCACAGTACTGAAGGCAACCTCGGCAGAGTTCCCTGCTCTTAATGGGCAGAGTGTTTCATATGCCTTCCTTGAATTCCCAGCTGGCACTACTAACCCACCACACACTCATCCTCGCTCTGCTGAGCTCCTCTTCCTTATTGACGGTACCCTTGAAGTTGGCTTTGTCGACACAAAGAACAACCTCTTTACTCAGACTCTTCAGACAGGCGACCTGTTTGTGTTTCCCAAGGGCCTTGTTCACTACCAGTACAATGCCGATTCACAAAACTCGGCTCTGGCAGTTTCTGCCTTTGGAAGTGCAAGTGCCGGAACTGTGTCAATCCCTACCACTTTGTTCACCACCAACATCGATGACAATGTCTTGGCTTTGTCCTTTAAGACTGATGTAGCTACCATTCAAAAGCTTAAGGCTGGTCTCGCTCCCAAACCATGAGAAGAAGATTATTATACGTAGTTTAAATAATATCGCTTGTTGGTTCAAAACTAACTTGTaatgattttcttttatttgaatAAATACCCTCAGAGTAAGCTGGAAAGGTACTCAGCAACCTGTGTTACTGTTGAAGTGTTAAAAACATTTCTCAGAATTCATTTATCATCAATTATATAGTTCCACATTTTATTTGATCTATTTGTGAGTCTGTTGAAGTCCATTGTAAATTGCAAAATGATTTGGATTTCTGATATAATAGGGATGCTTGAACATCAATAAGAGGCTACCACATAATGTGGCATTACATACCGTTTAAAAAAGGTGATTCACGTAACATATATTACTCTAGACAGTAAACACTAAATAACTAATACAATCAATGCTTGTAATTTGATGGTTTAACAAGGATATTGTGAAGATTTCAAAGCTTAATTTCTAATAGCTCTTCTCCCTCTGTGAGTAGCGTCTCCCTTTtgaataataaaagaaaattattgtaAGATGAGAATAGGATGCTCCCCTCTGACTGAGCTACGATTTTTTGTCTTATAAGGTCAGGACAAGGCCCTTTTATGCTGATCTTTCTCAGGATGTACCCACATGGATAGCTTCTTTGCAGGGCTGGTCCTAAGATTCTAGCAGAAGTGAAAGGATGGAGGAAGTAGGATTCGAACAGGGACCAGGGTATTGATTCAAgtgattgaaaaataaaaatgaaaaataaaaggcGGAAGCAGGATTCGAACCCTGCTTAGGGAGAGCGCAAATTAACACAGCTTTCGCTGGAGTAAGGCCACAATCTCAAGTATGTCAACACAAAAAAACTATATATCCTTAcataaaacatatatatagaaCTTACTCCTCCGAGGCCCCCAGGAACCGGTGGCCTGAGACAGCCACCTCAGGcagcagccctcagggccggccttgCTTCTTTGTTCCATGCAATGAAGGCTAAGGTCTCCCATTAGTGTGTAGGCCCCTAGGAAGAGAAGATAAGATGAAGAAGAGGGGTTTCTCTAGTCCAAAAATGTCTTTATTCTGTATAAATAGCGTTAAGGGAAGCGGGTGCTCTTTTCCCCTCAATATTGGCTACCGGTTGAAGTTGGTCTAattgtatctttttttttctttttttctttttttcttttcacaattGAAAGTTTGGGTGattctagttagacctccaaatttgatatttggacctccaacttttttcaattatcaataaACTTTGccaactcatatgaaaagacaaataaagacAGAGagaaaaataggaaaaaaaaaactcttcttacctcccccaaatataacattcaattaatttttttttccagaatttccttatattgcctatatagttttataatttacctaaaccaattaataaaaataataattatcattgaatacaaaagtaaattaaaaacaatctgatttggaatttccttaaacaaaattaattgaatattatgatatagttattactcgatcttctaacaaaacccttgaaatccttcttttagcaaattcaaatgGATTCCAGCAACATGTCAATATCGAGAACcaaccctctgattaattttggtccAGGAGAGActtactcataagagagcaatatcatgtaattttgattcattattcttctcgtggttgaaaATACAGATACaaagtagagtaacagattgttgtatctcatattcaagagtgttttggtaaaaataaggaggtctacttagcttttcaagtattctaaaaagtaaattggaggtgtactaagtattggaggtccaaatagcaaatttggaagtttaactagaaccacccttaaatttttccttatttgaagataaagaaaaataataaaaagaagaggagaagacCAAAGGGTTTTGTTTATGGATTGATGAGAAAGAGATGTTGTTCGCAAAAAGAAATCAGTGGTGGTCCTAGGTTTTATTTTAGTGCCAATAAATTGATACTCGATCTAGGTGTTAATTAAACCAATTTGCTGCATAGGTTTTTAAAATTAGACAATCTGCTACGCTTTCATTAAATTAACTTGTTTATATCAATTCCCCAGTCCAAATATTAATATGTGACACGTTGGAATATTTTGGTAGTTTTGTTTTGACCAAGATTGTTGCTGTTTGTGTTAATGGTACACAAGGAACTGgcgaaaattaattaatttgacAGATTAATTGGTAGCAAGTGGCTAATTTTGAAAACTTAAATAAGCTGAAATATATctttattaaatgaaaaatttgctGAAATATATAAAACGTAAGGCAGAGGCGGACGATGTTACGGTTTTTGCAGCTAAAGAGTGTATAATTAACATATGGAGTGTTTAATTCAACCCCCCAATTCTCAAAACAATTTTAACTTGGCCCATGCCAAATGAGATATAGTAAATTGTTTACTTAATAGAACAgaaaattgtttttatttttgagaaatAAAGAAGTCAAGGAGCTAATGGAGAAATAATTCTCTTGTGATTAAGATATGttgattttttcctttctttcgtTTACATATATTTGATCACTTTCTTTTTGTAAGCTGggttaataaaaaaaaggattaatttcagtttagtaccctgtggtttgggggtaacatcaaattggacggaacagtaaaatttgggcacggctgattgaaattgaaagcacaggggtgttgctgatcaaattgaaagagcagggattgacatgatgttacccccaaaccacagggtactaaactgaaatttatcctaaaaaaaattaatgatttgtgcatgaaaatattttttttgatacatattttttctattttttaaataataatactatcttcctaaaaataaaaagttaaaatcAACATGTCGAAAACTTATATTCATCAAGTCTCGACACGTACCCCCCGGCCCCAAGTTTCAAATCCTAATTTCGCGCCTGACTTAAGGTAATGCATTTGCTGAAATATATAAAACCTAAGGTAACAAATTGACATTAAGGTGAAATTTAAGATAGCAAATTGACCATGCTTTCTAATTGCTAACAATTTAATTTAGTGGGGTTATACTTGTACCCAACGGCAGCTTCTAGAGCTGTATCAATTGTTAATGGTTCCCAGTGGTCTTGGTCTCAGCTCAAGATCTATGAGGAATTACTCTCATGCACGCGCCAATTCTAATATAGAAGAGATAAAATCAGTTTTTATGCATTCCCTTATCATATGTATTTGTCTATCATGTACGTCCTCTGTGTTCCATGTAAAAGTCGGACTGCACGTGCTATTGCTTCTATTGCATTTTCATCTACAAACCATCAATGATTTATTACTTAGTCTTGTATCAATTCAAATTAAGCCTCTCCCTTTTCGTACGTACTTGAAGCAAGCAGTTCCCACTAATTAACTACGGCAAGTGATTAATGAACTAGCAGCCGCTACCAGGCTTCAATAATTTTGAAGATTATTGTTACCCCGCAATGAACATagatcttcctcttcttctttttttcaaaaGAGAGGAAGATCTGAGCATATGCTAGCTTCTACTCTATTTCATTCTATAGTTTAGTAAGGATAGATGGAGAtgatcaaaagtcaaaacatgtCTTTTTTAAAGTTCTTGGTATCTGGCTATTTCGATCAAGAGAAACAAAACAACCGTAAATCTTTTTTGGTAAAAGAATGAATATATAGAAGAAACCAGCTGGCTCCAAACAAAGCCAGACAAACAACAAGAAACAGTAGCTAAAAAAGCTAACAAGCTAACAAAGCAACAACCTCAGCAAGAAGGAACAGAAAACAACTGTAAATTTGCAGCAACGAAACAAGAAATAATtaatgctttgtaattttcatcAGTATGCCAGTTGACACTATAGGGAGGCCGGCCTGCAGCAACACTATGTTCAACTCCAATCACACGATTGAAACCTCTATAAATAGCACTTCGTCCATTTCAGAAGTACTATCACATCCAACAATACCAATCCCATTTCAATACAAGTCAATCAAATGGCCTCGAGAACTTCAACCCTAAAATTCTTCTCACTAATAATCTGTTCTCTTGCAATCGCTGAAATGGCAATGGCCGGAGATCCAGATATTCTTAGTGACTTCATTGCGCCCCCAAATGGAACAGTAGATGGAAACTTCTTCACATACACCGGCATGCGTGTTATCTTTCAAGAAGATGATCCCAAAAACTTCACAGTTCTGAAGGCAACCGTCGCTGAGTTCCCTGCTCTTAATGGTCAGAGTGTTTCATATGCAGTACTTGAATTCCCTTCTGGCACTACTAACCCACCTCACACTCATCCTCGCTCTGCTGAGCTCCTCTTCCTTGTTGGCGGTTCCCTTGAAGTTGGCTTTGTCGACACAAAAAACAACCTCTTTACTCAGACTCTTCAGGTAGGTGACCTGTTTGTTTTTCCCAAGGGACTTGTACACTTCCAATACAATGCTGACTCAGAAAGCCCAGCTATAGCAATTTCTGCTTTTGGAAGTGCAAGTGCAGGAACTGTGTCAATTCCTTCCACTTTGTTCGCCACCAACATCGATGACAATGTCTTGGCTTTGTCCTTCAAGACTGACGTATCTACCATTCAAAAGCTTAAGGCTGGTCTCGCTCCCAAGTCATGAGGAGAAGATTAATATAATTAGTTAATATGGCTTGGTGGTTCTGTTTTACTTGTTATGATTTTCCTATTTGAATAAATACCCTCAATAAGCTGGAAGGATATTCAGCAACCTGTGTTACtgttaaagttttaaaaacatttcTCACAATTCATTTATCATCAATTATACAGTTCCACTTTATATTTGATCTATATGTGAGTCTGACTTTCTTTGTGAGTCTGTTGAACTCCATTTTAAATCGCAAAATGATTTCAATTAATATTTCTGAAATAATAGGGATGCATGAACATCATTCCTGATTTTTAGGCGAACATTGAAATAGGCATTCACATAAAActtgaaatataattttttttaagggttaaatactgtttactccctaaacttttacaaaaaaaacacttcagtccatgtctttctaatttcacacgtttactccttgtactctcaattttggaccaataggttaattccgttactctccgtccaaaaattccgttaaattgctgacgtgacaGTCTTTTGGCTgtaaaatgtctattctaccctcgcttactgttttttgttttttaatttagttttttctccttttttttttctttcttttttttttttttttctttctctttttctcttgttcttgttgttgttgttcttcttcttcttcttcttcttcaacctctttatctcttcttcttccagaacTAGCACTAACAGCAAAAATGGCCGGACTCAAGAAAAGAGCTCCTTCTACATATTGCGAATGGGTCCTCTGGCTTTCCCTCACCCTTCACTTCTTCAGCTCCTACCTCATTAGTAAGCACCCAAATCAGAACAAGCCCACCAcctctctctccaaaacccaTTTCTCCAACTTAGCCTCCCGCGCCCTTTTCTAATCCGCATTGACAACACCACCGCCGTCCTCAACACCACCACCGCTGATGTCGTCTTCGCTCAGCCGCCACCGAAGAACATCCCCAAGCCCATCGGAGCTTGTTCATTGTCTTCTCCCAAGATCGGATAAGCTTCTCCCTGGATTGGATCATCTTCTTTCTCGGCCTCGATTTCGAATCTGAGCTCCGAACAGCTGCTCCAGCTTACAGCACTCCGTCACTGACTCCGTTTCGGGTTTGGCATTGTTGGGCTTAGGCTTCTTGCAAGACGAGGCCTTGGCAACCATAGGCATGCTAAGATCCTAAGAGAAGTTGAGGGTGGTGTTGGTGGCATCGGTGCACCGATACTCAATGTGGTGAAAGCGGCTGACCTTGAAGCTATTGGACCAGGGGTTGGACAGGACGAAGTTGGAGAATCCGATTCACAAGGTTATGGGTTCATTGTAATTGTGTGTTGATGATGGGTGTGATGAGGTTTGGAGAAGAGTTGCTGAAATGAGGAGTTGGGCTTGGAGGGAAGTGAGGAATTTGGAGAAGGGGATCCGAGGTTACTATTCACGGCGACATCTCGGGACTTTTGGTTCGATTTTGGTGCTGGCTTAGTCACAGAACAGGAATTGATGTTCAAATTGATTATCAAAGGTAAATCTTAGTTCTTGGAATGAAACTGTTCTTCACGAGATTTCTTGTCGAAAGTTTGATTGGATGGAAACTGATTGGAAAATTGAGTACGGACTGATATGTAATTATATTGAATTGGCTTTGGAATTCGAAATATGTTACGATTATTCTTGGCAGTGAAATCTTGAATTTTGCTACTAAAATGGGTGGTTTACATTTGGACTTTGAGTTCGGGTCAAGTTTGTTAATTGGACTTTGAACTCTGTATAGCAAAGAGGTTAAAACAAATTGATTAAAGGTAGAACTTGTTGTGCTGGAATTGTTGTAGTAACTGAGGTGATATTGTTATCTTGGTTTAAGTATGTTTATTGTGAAATTAATTGGGAAGTGGGCTTGGAGGGAAGTGAGGAATTCGGAGAGGGGGATTTGAGGGAATTGGGTCTGAGGGTGGCGGAGAGGGTTTGTCAGAAGAGGAAGTGAGgaggtgaagaaggagaagagttggaagaagaagaagaagaagagaaaaaagagagaaaacaaaaaggagagaaaacaaaaaggagaaaaaactaaaaacagtaagcgagggtagaatagacattttataGCCAAAAGACTatcacgtcagcaatttaacggaatttttggacggagagtaacggaatggacctattggtccaaaattgagagtacaaggagcaaacgtgtgaaattagaaagacaggaactgaagtgttttttgggtaaaaattCAGGGAGTAAATAATATTTAACCTTTTCTTTAACTACTTAAAAGTAAAATTATTAGGGAAAatgatataaaaaaaatgtcACTTAGATGTGTCTTATGATACTGTAGGTAACAAAAATGACTTAAAATAATTTAGGTCACCCCTTAGCACCCTGACACTATAAATAACaataattacaaaaactgccaCTGATAGCTCTTCCCCCTCCCTCCCCCCAAGCCCATTTGACCCTTACAAAATGAATTCTGTGTTCTCGACGCTCCCAAGCGACTTTGTTCTGAACGTCTTCCCGTCTGCTCGCCTGGCCTCCTCCACTCTGGCATCCTCTTCAAGAATTTCGATTTCGGTCTCGAACGTGAGATCGACCCTGACGACAATCACCGCCCCCAATCAAAGCCATACTCCAACCAAATTCACTAACCACTGGCGACACTACCTCCTCGAGCTCGATTTACACGTGGTCCTAAATAAATTGGTATTATGAACTAAATAGACCCAACATAACaaaaatcgaaaccctaaaaatGATAATTCGTTGAAACCTCAAAACCATATTAGAACGAGCTCAAATTTCATAGATTATGTCGAATCGATAACTATAGCAAGCTATCGCAAAATGGggtcgatccaacggtcggacctTCCAGAATTGAAACCTGAATTTttgaaacttcaaaaattcctaTCGATCCCAAAGTTATTCGACATTATCATTATTTAACCCTAtgcttttctttgttagtttatattatttttagataatttatttgtttatgtgtTTATTAGTTTTTTCGAATTGAAGCAAATTAGGAAAAGAAGGCTTAAAGAAGGAAAGTGCGTGGAATTCTGATTCAATAACGATTCTCGATGGATTATGACTCAAGCAACTCAAGGAGAAGAAGTAAAGTTCGGAGCCCAGAAACAATCGATCGCTGGAACCTAGAGATCAATCGTTTGCCCTGTTTTCCATCTTTTTGATTCCTTCTTCTTTCCAAAACTCATGAAGTTCTTTTGTGTGTTTTCCAAGGTAATGAGTAGCTAATTTTCTTTTAGTTAGGGGCTGCTTTCAGCCCTAGACATAGTATAACTATGATGTTGGTTTTTATTTAATATGTTCTTtggatttcaaatattcattaggttattttttattcattgatcAACTCTGTATGTTTATTGATGGTGCGCAACATTAGTATGCATGctggcactactacaaaaattgaatcatacGAAGGCTAAAAATCatcgtctgatatggaggcaAACCGTCATATATCGAGGTGCCATTTGATGAAGGTCGATTGTAGGGAACAGTCATGTGAAGGGCTCGgctactccactaagagtttttaagccccatttacccaatctaacatccatTGACAGTTTTGTccctattttaattaataaattacatctcactctttctctctctctccctcccccctcttcgatctattctctctctccacccCCCTCATAGGAGACTTTCCTTCTCTCCTCGCCAGATCGTCGTCCACCTCGTTCCATCCCCGCCGCGCAGAGGAAAAACATCACCCTC
It encodes:
- the LOC112168226 gene encoding germin-like protein 9-3 — translated: MASRTSTPKLFSLLIICFLAIAKMAMAGDPDILSDFIAPPNGTVDGNFFTYTGMRVLVGGDEPKNFTVLKATSAEFPALNGQSVSYAFLEFPAGTTNPPHTHPRSAELLFLIDGTLEVGFVDTKNNLFTQTLQTGDLFVFPKGLVHYQYNADSQNSALAVSAFGSASAGTVSIPTTLFTTNIDDNVLALSFKTDVATIQKLKAGLAPKP
- the LOC112167126 gene encoding putative germin-like protein 9-2 is translated as MASRTSTLKFFSLIICSLAIAEMAMAGDPDILSDFIAPPNGTVDGNFFTYTGMRVIFQEDDPKNFTVLKATVAEFPALNGQSVSYAVLEFPSGTTNPPHTHPRSAELLFLVGGSLEVGFVDTKNNLFTQTLQVGDLFVFPKGLVHFQYNADSESPAIAISAFGSASAGTVSIPSTLFATNIDDNVLALSFKTDVSTIQKLKAGLAPKS